The DNA sequence CTTGTGCTCCCAGTATCTGGTATTGGGTTTTGTTAACTGATGCTTTTACGCAAGTTGAATGTCCTCCAGGATACTTAAAATGACTGTTGAATGTAGTGCCTTTGTGCCTTGAAATATCCTTTTGCCTTCAGCTGCTTGTCGTAACAGAACTtgaaatgttacatttttctaAGAAAACTATAAAATGAACACAGTTTTTCTGTGTTAGAAAAAGTTACACTGGTCCCTTATGTCTCATTTGAAAATGTAGTTTTTCCTGAGGGCTTGGGACTGTAGCCAGGCAGTCTGGGAGGGTCATTATGGGGAAAGGTCTACAGGGCTCTGATGGCTTTTAGCCTAAGCTTTACTCTCAGAAGTAGAAGATTCTGCATATAATTGTGTGGGTGGGAAGATGGGCTAGTAAAATGGGGATTGAGGAAAGATGGATTTATTTACACTGTAGATGTGAGTTCCATTGGGTGTGACAGACTATAGACTCTATTGTTATGCAGGAAAAATCTGTCTTGCTGTGGCTTTCAGGTAAGattctaaaaaaagaaaaccaaaaaacaaaaccccagaagCAAGCAAACAACCAAATTTCAACAGGATTCATTTACAGAATAAAATGAGTATGTTAGCTTTGGCAGAATTCTAGTGCTAAGAAGATAGAAAATCAgaagatttttctgaagcaagtTCATTGTTAAAGTTTATATCTGTTATTTTACAACTGCATTTCTCTTGACAAGACATTCTGCTGTGTTGATTCTTCAGTGACCAAGACCCCTGCTGACTTTGCTTTAACCTCCAGAAGCATgccatttgtatttttaaaaccaagCAGTTTTCTCCCAACTTTGATCACTTCAGACATAAGCAGATGCTTCCTCTACTCTGCTGCACAAGCACTACATTGGTGTACCTGAACCAAGCACATGGTAAATGCCATAGAAGTCTTGTACATTCTTTTTACAGGCTTTATGTATAATAGGGCACAAGAATAGGAATTAGTCTGTTCTTGTGATTAGATGGCAAAGAAGGAAGGAGTAGGCAGAAATTGCTGGGGCTTGTGGAGTTACAGAGCCTTTATgtgaatgggtttttttcagctctttagAACTGTacagtgacagcacagagccctgaaTAAGACACTTAAAtgctcagggtttttttttacctagaCTCATGGGCCACAGACTGAAAATCACTGCTTTTAatgctgtggggtttgggtgtTGGCATGGTCAGTTATATCTAGGGAGGCCTTCCCATACATTGGAAATACCCATCTAGCTGACCTGCCATGCgttttctgtggaaaatttgGTACATTTGGGAGCTCCGAGAAGCAGAGCAAGGCACGAGTAACGCTGATCTTACAGTGCCTCAAGGATAACTATTTTGGGCAGTAAATCAGAGGAGATGATAAAACCAGACCCCTCTCCTggctgaggaggaagagagTGTTTGTACCTGGTTCAGGAGGGCGTGAGGGGATTCAcggagctgctgtgccagagcacGGCCTTGCTGGCTTCACGGTGGGCCTCTCATGGGGTCTCGGTGAGATCTCCTCAGCCAGACAGGTGCGATGCTCCATTCggctggttttgctttggtttttttaaatcctcGGGTGCTGCTGTGCCCGGGGTTTTGGTGGTGAGCAGGCAGCTCGCTAGGATGAAGCCTAGCCCGCCCAGGGCAGGTGCCTCCCTCAGCGCTGGCGCGTTCGGGTTCcggctggggaggagggggaagaggaagacGTGGCGGCTGTCCTGAGGCGCTGTCCTGAGGCACTGCCCGGGACAGCCACGGCTCCCGCCCGGCATGAGCCCCCCTCACCCCGGCCGGGGCCCGGCTTTAATTAGCCATGGCCCAGAGCGGCTTTCCCCGGCCATCTGTAGCCCCGGTCACCGACCTAATCGGGGGGATAAGCTGCTTATGGAGCCGCAGCTGGAGCGGGCGCTGAGGGGGCCGAGGGTGGTTGTCGCCGCGGAGGAAGCGCCGGCTCAGAGGCGTGTGGTCCCCGGGGCCCAGCGGTGCAGCCGGGGCCTCTCGCAGGGGGTAAGTGGAGCCTCGGCCGTGGGTGAGGAGCTTCTCAGTCCCACTGCTGCGTCCTGGGACACCGGCGTGCTTGGGTGGCGGCGCTGGGGAGGGAAGGCCGCCTGTGCGTGCCTGTTGATCTCACGGGCATCGTGCGACGGCAGTGATGGGTTTGTTAGGTTTGTAACGCTGAGCagtgtttgggaaaaaaaaaaactgctttctAAGGCAGCTGAAGTGTGATCTCGGAGTAATCACTGGCCCCAACTTGGAATATGAAATGGATCAGCCTTGGTCTACAGGGATCGGGAAATAAGCactgtgtgtgcagcacaaATGTGTGTATTATGGGTCTGGCATTGTTACCGTATTGCTGAAATGGCATTTGCTTGAAAGAGCTTGATTTACTTTTCATTAACTGtactatttatttccttttgcttataacaacagaaataacttgatcatcttaatttttatttgcttaattgaatttgtttcaggttttaatGCTGTGTTGCTGCAAAGTGTGTATATAGGAAGCATGcattaaattccattttaattgGAATTATAAAAACTAATATAAAATCCATTTGCCATAGATTTTGCATAAAAGTAGATCTCCCAGTTCATAAAATGTGCAGTTTGCCTTTGAGTATCTTTTGGCCTCagaagaagtttaaaaaaatatcttcgTAAGATCTTGTTGTGACTGAGATGAACCCTACTGCTTAAAAGTTGTTATGTTAAAGATCTGAGTAGCAATTTCAGAAGGCAGACAAACGTGATTTTGAAAGGATACTATTTCTTCCAGATCTCAATGAAACTGAAATTAGGAATGAGTGAGGTGAAGGACACCACCTGAAATAACCATGGTGATGTGTAGAGAACCTGGTACCTAGCACAAAGAATTGAAAAGGAGAGctaaaaaaatcacaagttATCAAGAAAATAGATTATGTCCAGATTCTTGAGCATTAGGTAGTCCAGAGCCGGGTTTTGGGTATTCACAGAgcaaaacaacactgaaaaacGTGGTGGGTTTCTGTCCTTTTGCGATTTAAATCCTTTGTAACACCCTTTTGTGATACATTCCTTGTTGATTGGATATTTCTGGGATGCAAGGAGTGCTTCCATGAACACCGGTCCACTGCATTTTGTGGTTATACTTCATGCAGTGATAGGCACCCTAAGGAAGGCAGCTGTGCTTTGTCTGTTCACTCTGTAGTTGCCAACTTCAACTGgtctggaaaaaataatgggaTCTTTCCGTTCATGGCACCCTCGGTGATATATGAAAGGCAGTAACAGCAGTTCCCAGGGATAATTGCAGCACCGCCTGactgtctcctgctgctttagAAACTGTGTTTGCTCCCCAGATTGCGGTGATTACTGAAGGAGTTTGCATGTGAGAGGGAAAAATGAGCTGTTACAAACAGGGACAACTGAGACTCAAATGTTCTCGTAGAAGAGAATGAGATAAACACAGCTTAGAAACAGTGCAATTTGGCAGGAGGCTTTCTGGAATTAGACCGTGTTTGAAAAAGACAATGGGCATTGATTTCATTGCTGTCTCTTCTCAGACTGACTAGGAGGTTTTAAGATGATAGAGATGTGTCTGTCTTTGTACAAtaccattttcattttttaaaagagagttggaaaagaatggtGGTTAGAATGACAGTGATTGACAGcttgattttaaaatctgaggGAATGGAACCACAGTCTTCTCAATTTGCACTTGCCTGTTAGCAGCAACTTAAGAATCCATTTCCAGCATGAGTGTTATATGTATAACCATCAAACTTAGTGGCTAGACTGCAAAGTAGGTCTCCCAGCTATGCAGTAAATCTTCCAGATTAGGGGACAGTGTGGCTTTTATGGATATGTTAACATGGTTTCATCCTTTACtgcagacaaaaagaaataagtcTTTGTAGCCTTGAATTTGGGATAATTCAGCCTTGCTAGCAACAGACTCCTTCTGAGGCTGCAGGTGTATAATGCTGGAAGTCTTTGTTTTCCAAGTTTTTTGTTGAGAACTGAATCTGTCCTTTTCATTCATTCCTGCTCTGCCAGATACGATTGTCtgctgaaaaacaggaagagagTAGTGTCCATAACACTTTCAGGACTGAGGCTGGTGGATCAGAGACAAGAAATTCACAAGGAAAGTACCCAAAGGCTTTGGCAAACTAGGCAAGATGAGATAGGAAACACTCACGGTCCTTTGCttatatttcttcttgtttttcttcagagcaAAGAAACATTCAGAAGAATGTGAATTTCAATCTGTATTTGGGCACTAGAAGTCGAGTAGATATTTCTCATCCCTGGCCTGAGGCTGCAGCATTCAGCATAAGCCCAgagacagcagcacagggctaACTGTGTACCACACCTCTGTCAGATGGGAAGAGATCCCAGTCTGAAGACAAATTAATCTCTCCTGCCCTTCTCAGCCATTCCCGGACACTGCCAGTCAGTTCTCCAGTTCCTGCTTGCTGCAGCAGAATAATCTGCAGCAGAATAATCTGTGCTctaggctgcagcagcacagctctaaGTGTGTAGTTCATACAGTCCCCATCTTGCTTCGTCAGTGCTCCCTGCTGTATCTCCCCCAGAGGCACTTCCACCTTGAGGCTTGTGTTTTGGAAGGGAGAAGGAGTGAGAGTATTGACTTTCCTCAACAACACCATCCGGAAGCAAAGGCAGCTGGTAGCTGCTCCATACCCACTCTTCACCATCACTATTCAGAAAGAAGGAACAAGAATTGTGACTATCCAGTGGAAAGACAACAGCATCAgccttctgctgcttcttgtaTGAATCCTGTGAACCCTTTACTGGTCAATGCACGTTTGTCATCTCATGCTCCAGATTCCCCTCTTAGGCATGAATTAGTGGTGGGTCCTTCTTTAAGGAGCTCAAGTGAAAGTGTGAACACTTCTCACAGTTCAGCCCTGACCCTGGGGAATCTTGATCCATCTAATTTTGAGTCTTTTCAGTCTCTTTTGCAATCCTCACAGATTTCTGCTAGCTCGTACTGTTCAGTCCAGAGGCTTAAGCAAGAGAGTGCTTTAATGGGGATACGGGGTTCCCTCCCTCTGGAGTCGGAGTCTTCTCCAGTCACTGGCCATTCATGCTTTGCTCCTGATGATTTAGGTCCCAGTATCCTGACCATGGGAGAACAGCTAGCTGCAGTAAAAACCAGTGCTGCTCAGGCAAGATTGAAGTGGGGTTTCCCTTTTGCTAAAGACTGGAGCCTTAGTGCAGTGACAAGAGACTTCAGTCCTGCTGAGCCTCTCTCTGTCTCTTACAGATATGGATATATTGGCTCAAACATATGGAGAACCAAAATTTCAGGTGGCATCCAACCACAAACCCTTGCTTCTGGAGTGGGCTCTGGCAGGCTAGTGGATACAGAAGCAGATTCCTTCTTTAATTGCTCCCCTTTCTTCAGATGCCAGTCCCTGGTAAAGCCATCTCTGGAAACTGGTAGTCTTTATGTTCACAGAAAAAGTCATTCTCCTGGAAAGGTTGTTAAAGGAGAACAGACATCTAATGGAGGGTCTCCATGTGTTGAGTCTTGGAAGAAAGGCCTTTCAGCCAGTCTGGATCCAGAGGGTCTGCAGGTGTTACTGGAGACAGGTTTGGGGGGGGCTCAGAGGAATGTTGGTGTAGCCATGTGTGGGACTCCTACAGAAGTGTATGTGAGCATTGCTTCTCATCCTGGAGATAAAGAGTTTAGACCAGGCCGGCAGCTTAGTGTTAAACCTGTAGAAGTCAACAACTCTCATGTTAAGTGCAGCAAAGAGTCAGAAGAGGTATGTGACTCCAGATCACGAGCAGCCAGAAGAACAGCTGCAGTGGGCAGCAGCCAGTCCAATCCTTTGGGTACACCAGTTGAAGAAGGCTTTAATGAACATTCTGATGTAGATTGTATGAACGtgagcagagaaggaaggagaaacaaATACTACCAAAGCAGCCAGTGGAATTTGGAAGCTGATGGCAATCTCAAGCAGTCTGAAGAATGTTCTCTAGAAAGGAATGCCAAAGAGCCACGGTGCTGTGAAGAAGGGAGCCAGACACAGAAAACTGTGCCCAGAGAGGTGAGGGTGTGGTCACTGTGAAGCATCTCTGTTCACAGGTATTACTTGTGCTTGTTTCTGCCACTTGCTAGAGGTGCAGAGTTGAGGTACAAGTGATGGGGATGCTTGTCCTATAGTTTTTTCTTGTCACTGAATGGCCAGAATCTCGTCTCTTACAGTCCTTCTTCATCACAACATATGCATCTTTGCATCTCACATGCTTCTTGCTAAAGACCAGCTTGTCAACTTGGTTGTTTTGGGAATGTAAACACCTGTTAATATTCTCTGATCTGCATACCGAGGGAAAGCATTAAACTGGATTTTACTCTAAGCATTGTTGCAGGGCCCTGAGATTTCAggctttttgtgcctttttatGTCTGAAGTATATAAGAATATTCACAGAGCAATGGTGTGGGAGCAGTGTCCAAGGCATCCCACATAATACATGATCTTGAGGCAGTCTTGCTCTGGTCTCCATCCAAAATTATGTGTGCCACAAGGACAAATTCTTCAACAGAATGGAGCAGTGTGAATAATTGTGAATTACTGTCTCTTGTGTGTTTGCAGATCTCAAAGAACTGCTTCTGGTCATTGAAGGTGAATGAGCAAAGGTAAAAAGACTCTGTGTTTTAAGTATGAATGTGCTGGTAGTTAACCAAGGAGCACTTCTGGAAAGTGACTAAGGAGTCATGTCCCTAGGAACATTTGGGTTTAGGACTTAGTCTACCTTAATCTGCTGTGGTTGGCTGAGAGGGCTGCATCCACTTCTTTTCAAAGGATTGTCATTTAGAATGGAGCATGACctaaaaaacaatttctgtatCTTTTCAATGCTATCGTCTAAATTCAGCCTTGGTTGTTGCTAGAAATGAAGAAGTGTTGTATCATCAGTGCTACTCTTCAATGCAGCAAATTCCAATGTGCTCACTGCACAGTTAGAGAAGATCAAGAGCTAGACTTATCCATGAGATGGAATGCAAATTTGTGGATAAAACGTGAATGAGGTTGCTACCAGTTTAGCAACAGTTTAAGATTCCTTACTTTGGTGAGAGATTGcatattttccattctttaGAGAGAATGATTTGAAATAACCTCTTTACAACTTGATGGCTGAACTCTGATTGCCACCTCCTGGCTGGTTTAACTTTCCTTTCTGTTAACAGGAACTCacctctgtttttcatttttaagtttCTGGCACTTTTGTGACAAACAAATCCTAACAAGGTGTTTCCAAGCCTGGAGGAGACATATCCTTTGGAAGAGGGCAGCCACGCAGCTTTACAGACTCCAGCTGCTTCAGAAGGGCTTTGGTGCTCTGCAGTGGACTGTGCACCAAAGGAGGACACAATTGGAGGTGGCCCAGCAGAGACATGCTTCAACTCTGCTAGCTGCCAGCTTCCAGAGGGTGAGCACTGGCTAGGGACAGTAGTGCCATGAACTTTCTGCTGTGCAGTCAGAGAAGGCACAAATCCTGTTCAGatagggaggaggaagggataCCCTGTGTGAAATTCTGTGATGTAAACCCTGGTTCCAATACTCTGTCTGCAATTTGTTCTAATCATGTGGTTTCTTCTTCAGTGGAAGGAAGCTATGGCAAAACAGAGCAAGAAGGAAGCTCTGCAGCCTGAGCCTTACTCCTATACCCAAAGTTCATCAGCAGGGATTTTTGCAGTAGGAAGATTAGCCACTATGACATCTTCAGCTCAGCATCAGCTTGGAACAGGATACGCAAAGGAAGTGGAGCAGGCTCATAGGTAAGCAGAGATCATTCTCTTTCTGTTATCTTGAACAAAGGGAGGGTTACAAACACagggaaatttttttctcaaatgatGGCAGACTTGTTTCCATGTCCTTGGATGTATTGCTGTGGATAAACACTGCAAGAATTAGCAGTTTAGTGTTAAGAACTAAACAGTCCAATTTCAGAGCTTCTGCGCCCCAGTGTTTGCAGTCTGAGTGTCTGACAGAAATACTCCTGTACTAATTCTTTGCTTCAGCTATCACCTGCATATGTGATACAGGGGTAAATGAGGTTGGAGTCAGGCAGTACTACAGTCTCTAGCAGTAGTTTGGCAGTAGAGGTGtcaaaagaaaagccttttgtTGAGGCTTCTAATTCTGAAGGCAGAAGAACAAGTTGAgacaaaaagagagaggaaagccCTGGATTCTGTTCTGTGAGTGCCTCTTTGGACAGCTGGATGTCAAAGCATGTTTGTGGCTCTTTCAGGATGGAGGGAGAACTGTGGACACAGCTTCGTCACAGGCAGAGAGGAGATGAGTTCTGCTGGAGAGCTGAAGCAATCAGAGACATGAGACGGCTGGCTGGTAAGCACACATTCCATAGCCTTGGAACAGCTTGGAGGTATTCTCTGTTTCACcagtttttgtggtttgtgtcTAGTTCTTGCTTTGAGCTCTTTCAGAATGTGATCCTGTAAGTAGCTGGACCAATATGTGTGATGGTGGAGGATGGCCACTCACCATATCATACAAGTTTCGCCTCATTCCTTGTATGAATTCAGCTGCAGCATGTGTTGCTCCAGCAATGTGAGCTGCCTCCCTTAAGTGTCCTTCCTCTGGCAGCTTGGATTTAAGCCAGGGAATGTTTGCTGTGTGACACAAAGTTGTTTGAAGTTCTTCTGCTATTTCTCTTCCTGTCAATCTCTTCCTGCCCTGCGACACAGCAGCTTTCAGACTGTGGCGCttgcagaaggagctgctgagcaaAGAGGAAGCCAGGCTTTTGGAAGCCCGTGCTctgctggaaaagaagaagcTACGAAACATTTTCTGGATGTGGCATTCCCAAAGCTTGGAAATGAAAGAGATTCAAACAATGACAACTCAAATCCAAAGAAACTTGGTCTCCTGGTGAGTTGATGAGATCTggtttttatgtgaaaaatcTGTTCGCTGTGAAAGTCCATGGAATAACAGAGCCAACCCAGACAGTAATAATTGTTCCATCTTAAAGCCATCTATCCTTTTGCTTTAGGAGTTAATAAAGATGAAGGTAGGGGTAGAAACATAAAAAGGAACTGCTGTGGCCAGAGATGTTATCATGTGCCTCCTGTGCACTGCCAAAACTTTTTTGTCCCGACTTTTGATGTCCTGAAAGACCAAACCCAAGAGCAgccactgtgctgctgtgctctaAGCATGACAGTGgctttttactgaaataaacaagTAGAAGCTCAGGGGACAGCTTGTGTCTGTCTTTCCTGAACTAAACCCAGTCTCAGGAAGACACATAAGCTCGTATAAgtgtttttcagcattttcctttggTATTCTCAGGTGCTTCAGTACATGGAAGGAGACCGCTGAGCAGAAGGCACTTGACAGGTGCAACCTGGCCCACCTGAGAGCAGTATCACTGAGGAAGCACTTCCAGCAGTGGGCTGAGATGCTGCAGGTCAGAGGAGGTGATAAGCAGGCAGTGGTGAACCTCCTCCTCCTACGATGGAGGCAGCATTATGGTGAGCAGTTTGGGGTGTGTGCAGAATCTAAGCTTTAGAGGTGTTTaggctccttcctcttcttgtGCACTTGAAAACAACCTGAAAACAGAGGGGCTCAGATGATACAGGGTATGAACAAACCAGAGTGGGCAGAGGACTGGTTCTGGGTGTGTCAATGAAGCTACAGGGAGGTTTGTCGCTCTGCATCATAAACCAAACATAAATTCTTAAACCTTGCTGAAAAGAAGCAATTTGAgggttgggctgggctgggttggactgCCTTGAGACAAACAATCTCTTGTTCCTTTATGTAACTGGTTAAGGAGCAGTTATGAGCTCAGTAGCTGACAAGACTGTGACAAAGAGCCATGAAAGTCAGACATCATGGACTGGAGAGAGACAGTTTCTGGAAAAAACAGTCTATTCTTTTGATGACTTCTGCCAAAAATTGAAGCTGCAGAGAGTATATCTGCTGTGGAAAACAAGGCTGTGTGAGCATCACAAGGCTGAGTGAGTGCAGAAGAGCCAGTCCCATTAGTAGTGTACGCTTGATTTTCTGAACCTTTTGCTAGAGCCCCTTTTACCCTATCTATTATCCATCATATCTGTGATAGTCACCCCCTCTGGTGTTCTTCTTCTGTCACTTTACTGTCTCAGTATCTCCTGTCTCAGTTCTTTCTCTCAGACTTTGGAGCAGTGTAAACTCAGAAAAACTCTGAAATTATGGCACCAAAAGTATCTCATGCTGAAGACAATTGAACAAAGTTCTAAGCACTTGCATAGAACTGTCTATGAGGAACCTCTTGCCATGCTGTTTTCTGAGGACCTCTCAACATCATCTGGCTTTGACAGCAGTGCACCAGCTACTCTAACCTCTCAAAGCTCATTGGAAAAGGTGAGAAGGTCTTAGTACACCTAGACTGCTCTGAGGTATTAAATTGCTGGgatttttcaggggaaaaaatctgctTCAACATGGTATTGTCATCAGCATACTGGGCTTAAAATATAGTGCTGAATCTGTGGGGTCTTGAAGctgaaatgaaatctgaaagaGTAAAGTCAATGTTCTCTGTGCCTTTTCTGGTTCATCATTTAGAGATGTGGGAAGGTGCTGAGCTAGTGAGTTTCCCTTGTACAGTTGCTTCTGTTTGTGGTTGCAAGGGATGAGATACAAAGAGCTTCCTCACTGAGACAGTGCATATGCTCATTTCTCAATATAGAATATTTcaatatatattctatatatatagaatatatatagaAATACATGTATTTCTCAATATAGAAATACATGTATTTCTGGACTTGATATGGAAATTATTAGTATAGAAATAACTTTCCCATCACTTACATGTTCCCTCTCCAGAGGTGTCATGGCTAGCCTGCAATTCCTTTGGATGCATTTTGGATTTGCCTGAAtccttgattaaaaaaaaaaaaaaaaaaaaaaaggcatggtCAGAGCTGTTAGCTGGGTTCTTGCACTGTGAGGACATTCACCTCACAGCGTGCTCCTCCCTTCATACCTGCAGGAATGCAGTCTTAGTGACAGCAGCCAGCACGGCTTCTCCTCCCTTCTGACTGCTGAGGATGTCACACACGTGTCATGTCACAGTTCTTTCCTTCAACTCCACCAGtgcac is a window from the Vidua macroura isolate BioBank_ID:100142 chromosome 23, ASM2450914v1, whole genome shotgun sequence genome containing:
- the C23H1orf167 gene encoding uncharacterized protein C1orf167 homolog isoform X2; this encodes MSPPHPGRGPALISHGPERLSPAICSPGHRPNRGDKLLMEPQLERALRGPRVVVAAEEAPAQRRVVPGAQRCSRGLSQGISKNCFWSLKVNEQSFWHFCDKQILTRCFQAWRRHILWKRAATQLYRLQLLQKGFGALQWTVHQRRTQLEVAQQRHASTLLAASFQRWKEAMAKQSKKEALQPEPYSYTQSSSAGIFAVGRLATMTSSAQHQLGTGYAKEVEQAHRMEGELWTQLRHRQRGDEFCWRAEAIRDMRRLAAFRLWRLQKELLSKEEARLLEARALLEKKKLRNIFWMWHSQSLEMKEIQTMTTQIQRNLVSWCFSTWKETAEQKALDRCNLAHLRAVSLRKHFQQWAEMLQVRGGDKQAVVNLLLLRWRQHYGAVMSSVADKTVTKSHESQTSWTGERQFLEKTVYSFDDFCQKLKLQRVYLLWKTRLCEHHKADSFSQTLEQCKLRKTLKLWHQKYLMLKTIEQSSKHLHRTVYEEPLAMLFSEDLSTSSGFDSSAPATLTSQSSLEKECSLSDSSQHGFSSLLTAEDVTHVSCHSSFLQLHQCTELPAELGGEPCLQTSFPGSGRNWFMGNQFQSSVLQSPDNNSQPLTSYSVWEEGCSSDKEVRSCWQQAEKYCLQRCFIVWLTQTHHHVKAQQYCRRIRLSRAFVSWHHWVMENKNQKAAAALKYGVHCCQMAFSLWKRRLAQKVEVDRRFRCHVHQMAADALWHWHSCWQRKHALGELQQQWAWHNCQEKKRLVLQTWYDQTKKQKYAVLFWERLLLHRCLVTWAQVTACKLKQREALSYFKRVREHRLLVVSFIKWRDKLWRAEQVPGGRNHKWQEPSRGKACHRWRVATRGQQALHLGSVATVKQACNYWTRAAAFSQCLRQRSTLIGVRKSRKMALSWPTKCRRGREEDSAPTGLFPSAIQHWLVIYRSQKRAERLLERPDVVGPSHAHARIQKSAAEVDLEEWDKKWLGRKYLKRWNHTVVLRQCQHDRKLLCLARGWHQWREASRVVILAQVLDQQRLIENAWRVWRRSYLQSCVVQKLLEEEARSLLSQAFGRWWQLTAFQCKDKGSC
- the C23H1orf167 gene encoding uncharacterized protein C1orf167 homolog isoform X1, whose translation is MSPPHPGRGPALISHGPERLSPAICSPGHRPNRGDKLLMEPQLERALRGPRVVVAAEEAPAQRRVVPGAQRCSRGLSQGISKNCFWSLKVNEQSFWHFCDKQILTRCFQAWRRHILWKRAATQLYRLQLLQKGFGALQWTVHQRRTQLEVAQQRHASTLLAASFQRWKEAMAKQSKKEALQPEPYSYTQSSSAGIFAVGRLATMTSSAQHQLGTGYAKEVEQAHRMEGELWTQLRHRQRGDEFCWRAEAIRDMRRLAAAFRLWRLQKELLSKEEARLLEARALLEKKKLRNIFWMWHSQSLEMKEIQTMTTQIQRNLVSWCFSTWKETAEQKALDRCNLAHLRAVSLRKHFQQWAEMLQVRGGDKQAVVNLLLLRWRQHYGAVMSSVADKTVTKSHESQTSWTGERQFLEKTVYSFDDFCQKLKLQRVYLLWKTRLCEHHKADSFSQTLEQCKLRKTLKLWHQKYLMLKTIEQSSKHLHRTVYEEPLAMLFSEDLSTSSGFDSSAPATLTSQSSLEKECSLSDSSQHGFSSLLTAEDVTHVSCHSSFLQLHQCTELPAELGGEPCLQTSFPGSGRNWFMGNQFQSSVLQSPDNNSQPLTSYSVWEEGCSSDKEVRSCWQQAEKYCLQRCFIVWLTQTHHHVKAQQYCRRIRLSRAFVSWHHWVMENKNQKAAAALKYGVHCCQMAFSLWKRRLAQKVEVDRRFRCHVHQMAADALWHWHSCWQRKHALGELQQQWAWHNCQEKKRLVLQTWYDQTKKQKYAVLFWERLLLHRCLVTWAQVTACKLKQREALSYFKRVREHRLLVVSFIKWRDKLWRAEQVPGGRNHKWQEPSRGKACHRWRVATRGQQALHLGSVATVKQACNYWTRAAAFSQCLRQRSTLIGVRKSRKMALSWPTKCRRGREEDSAPTGLFPSAIQHWLVIYRSQKRAERLLERPDVVGPSHAHARIQKSAAEVDLEEWDKKWLGRKYLKRWNHTVVLRQCQHDRKLLCLARGWHQWREASRVVILAQVLDQQRLIENAWRVWRRSYLQSCVVQKLLEEEARSLLSQAFGRWWQLTAFQCKDKGSC
- the C23H1orf167 gene encoding uncharacterized protein C1orf167 homolog isoform X4; this translates as MSPPHPGRGPALISHGPERLSPAICSPGHRPNRGDKLLMEPQLERALRGPRVVVAAEEAPAQRRVVPGAQRCSRGLSQGISKNCFWSLKVNEQSFWHFCDKQILTRCFQAWRRHILWKRAATQLYRLQLLQKGFGALQWTVHQRRTQLEVAQQRHASTLLAASFQRWKEAMAKQSKKEALQPEPYSYTQSSSAGIFAVGRLATMTSSAQHQLGTGYAKEVEQAHRMEGELWTQLRHRQRGDEFCWRAEAIRDMRRLAAAFRLWRLQKELLSKEEARLLEARALLEKKKLRNIFWMWHSQSLEMKEIQTMTTQIQRNLVSWCFSTWKETAEQKALDRCNLAHLRAVSLRKHFQQWAEMLQVRGGDKQAVVNLLLLRWRQHYGAVMSSVADKTVTKSHESQTSWTGERQFLEKTVYSFDDFCQKLKLQRVYLLWKTRLCEHHKADSFSQTLEQCKLRKTLKLWHQKYLMLKTIEQSSKHLHRTVYEEPLAMLFSEDLSTSSGFDSSAPATLTSQSSLEKCTELPAELGGEPCLQTSFPGSGRNWFMGNQFQSSVLQSPDNNSQPLTSYSVWEEGCSSDKEVRSCWQQAEKYCLQRCFIVWLTQTHHHVKAQQYCRRIRLSRAFVSWHHWVMENKNQKAAAALKYGVHCCQMAFSLWKRRLAQKVEVDRRFRCHVHQMAADALWHWHSCWQRKHALGELQQQWAWHNCQEKKRLVLQTWYDQTKKQKYAVLFWERLLLHRCLVTWAQVTACKLKQREALSYFKRVREHRLLVVSFIKWRDKLWRAEQVPGGRNHKWQEPSRGKACHRWRVATRGQQALHLGSVATVKQACNYWTRAAAFSQCLRQRSTLIGVRKSRKMALSWPTKCRRGREEDSAPTGLFPSAIQHWLVIYRSQKRAERLLERPDVVGPSHAHARIQKSAAEVDLEEWDKKWLGRKYLKRWNHTVVLRQCQHDRKLLCLARGWHQWREASRVVILAQVLDQQRLIENAWRVWRRSYLQSCVVQKLLEEEARSLLSQAFGRWWQLTAFQCKDKGSC
- the C23H1orf167 gene encoding uncharacterized protein C1orf167 homolog isoform X3, which codes for MSPPHPGRGPALISHGPERLSPAICSPGHRPNRGDKLLMEPQLERALRGPRVVVAAEEAPAQRRVVPGAQRCSRGLSQGISKNCFWSLKVNEQSFWHFCDKQILTRCFQAWRRHILWKRAATQLYRLQLLQKGFGALQWTVHQRRTQLEVAQQRHASTLLAASFQRWKEAMAKQSKKEALQPEPYSYTQSSSAGIFAVGRLATMTSSAQHQLGTGYAKEVEQAHRMEGELWTQLRHRQRGDEFCWRAEAIRDMRRLAAAFRLWRLQKELLSKEEARLLEARALLEKKKLRNIFWMWHSQSLEMKEIQTMTTQIQRNLVSWCFSTWKETAEQKALDRCNLAHLRAVSLRKHFQQWAEMLQVRGGDKQAVVNLLLLRWRQHYVMSSVADKTVTKSHESQTSWTGERQFLEKTVYSFDDFCQKLKLQRVYLLWKTRLCEHHKADSFSQTLEQCKLRKTLKLWHQKYLMLKTIEQSSKHLHRTVYEEPLAMLFSEDLSTSSGFDSSAPATLTSQSSLEKECSLSDSSQHGFSSLLTAEDVTHVSCHSSFLQLHQCTELPAELGGEPCLQTSFPGSGRNWFMGNQFQSSVLQSPDNNSQPLTSYSVWEEGCSSDKEVRSCWQQAEKYCLQRCFIVWLTQTHHHVKAQQYCRRIRLSRAFVSWHHWVMENKNQKAAAALKYGVHCCQMAFSLWKRRLAQKVEVDRRFRCHVHQMAADALWHWHSCWQRKHALGELQQQWAWHNCQEKKRLVLQTWYDQTKKQKYAVLFWERLLLHRCLVTWAQVTACKLKQREALSYFKRVREHRLLVVSFIKWRDKLWRAEQVPGGRNHKWQEPSRGKACHRWRVATRGQQALHLGSVATVKQACNYWTRAAAFSQCLRQRSTLIGVRKSRKMALSWPTKCRRGREEDSAPTGLFPSAIQHWLVIYRSQKRAERLLERPDVVGPSHAHARIQKSAAEVDLEEWDKKWLGRKYLKRWNHTVVLRQCQHDRKLLCLARGWHQWREASRVVILAQVLDQQRLIENAWRVWRRSYLQSCVVQKLLEEEARSLLSQAFGRWWQLTAFQCKDKGSC